A portion of the Acidisarcina polymorpha genome contains these proteins:
- a CDS encoding VOC family protein codes for MAPNSAQTRTNTIAPWLNVLRNAKAVEFYKSAFGATEVYRHDGGDGIIARLSIGGAEFWLSEETSEEGNSTPGSPNGGSARMILTVADPDAVFAQARAAGATEVYPVGEQHGWRVGRLVDPFGHHWEIGRPSASQDGNPNQH; via the coding sequence ATGGCACCTAATTCCGCCCAAACACGGACGAACACCATCGCACCTTGGCTGAATGTCCTCAGAAATGCCAAGGCAGTCGAATTCTACAAGTCGGCTTTCGGCGCCACCGAAGTCTACCGTCACGATGGCGGTGACGGCATCATCGCGCGACTTTCCATTGGGGGAGCAGAGTTCTGGCTCAGTGAGGAAACTTCAGAGGAGGGAAATTCCACACCGGGATCTCCAAACGGCGGCTCGGCCCGAATGATTCTCACGGTAGCCGATCCAGATGCCGTATTTGCCCAAGCTCGTGCGGCCGGGGCGACCGAGGTCTATCCAGTCGGTGAGCAGCACGGCTGGCGAGTTGGACGGCTGGTTGACCCATTCGGTCACCATTGGGAGATTGGCCGACCCTCCGCGTCACAGGACGGAAATCCGAATCAACATTGA
- a CDS encoding PP2C family protein-serine/threonine phosphatase, whose translation MLDLEFAEFSDTGPSRDQNEDYCGSYQPATPEEAEARGWCFAVADGVGGQAGGEIASRIAIETLLTGLPSISSSEALTVALPRLIQRANQRVFEAAGSGLPAGSIATTIVACAIRYDRAVVAHVGDSRAYLIRRGRVTGLTRDHTIANEQLGRGILSARQAAAATTANLLSRSLGNEMFVSVDTGDHLLIPGDTLLLCSDGLHRSVAPADMTGILSPSVELESAAAELVALANARDGSDNVSVQLIRIRAVESVGMYRGRLYKLPKMPIP comes from the coding sequence ATGCTCGATCTTGAATTCGCAGAATTTTCGGACACCGGCCCCAGCCGCGACCAAAACGAAGACTATTGCGGGTCTTATCAGCCGGCGACTCCCGAGGAAGCAGAAGCGCGAGGTTGGTGCTTTGCCGTAGCCGATGGCGTCGGTGGACAAGCCGGCGGAGAAATAGCCTCCCGAATCGCCATCGAGACCCTGCTTACCGGCCTACCCTCAATCTCCTCAAGCGAAGCACTCACCGTTGCTCTTCCGCGGCTTATCCAAAGAGCAAACCAGCGCGTCTTTGAAGCAGCAGGATCCGGCCTTCCTGCAGGGTCCATCGCGACCACCATTGTCGCCTGCGCAATCCGCTATGACCGCGCCGTGGTCGCCCACGTTGGTGATTCTCGCGCTTACTTGATCCGGCGCGGGCGCGTCACTGGGCTCACCCGCGACCACACAATCGCCAACGAGCAACTGGGTAGGGGCATCCTGAGCGCCCGGCAGGCTGCGGCCGCGACTACGGCGAACTTACTGAGCCGTTCGCTCGGAAACGAGATGTTTGTGAGCGTCGACACCGGCGATCATCTGCTCATTCCTGGAGATACCCTTCTGCTCTGTTCCGATGGACTCCACCGCTCGGTCGCGCCTGCCGATATGACCGGCATACTAAGCCCGTCGGTCGAACTGGAGAGCGCTGCGGCCGAGCTGGTGGCGCTTGCGAACGCTCGGGACGGCAGCGATAATGTCAGTGTTCAATTGATCCGTATTCGCGCCGTGGAGAGCGTCGGCATGTACCGCGGAAGACTGTACAAATTGCCGAAAATGCCCATTCCATGA
- a CDS encoding DUF72 domain-containing protein produces MTIHIGTSGWAYPSWKPEFYPPKLAAKKFLEYYAAQLNSVEVNYTFRQLPSEKMLSGWMAATGPGFTFSFKAPQRITHFARLKNCREALEQFYLALAPVIEAKRLGIVLFQLPPNFKANAELLEEFLSGAQRAPLRLAFEFRHESWFRDEIFDILKRHQAALSGAESDELESPDVLTASFRCYRLRKSDYSAADLDRLVTETKARARDGDVFLYFKHEEAPTGALNAVRLLRRVEED; encoded by the coding sequence ATGACCATCCATATCGGAACATCAGGATGGGCGTACCCCAGTTGGAAGCCGGAGTTCTATCCGCCCAAGCTGGCCGCAAAAAAATTCCTGGAGTACTATGCGGCCCAGTTGAACTCGGTTGAGGTGAACTATACGTTCCGGCAGCTGCCTTCGGAGAAGATGCTTTCGGGTTGGATGGCAGCCACCGGGCCGGGCTTCACCTTTTCTTTCAAGGCTCCGCAGCGAATCACCCACTTTGCACGACTAAAGAACTGTAGGGAGGCGCTGGAGCAGTTCTACCTTGCACTTGCGCCGGTCATAGAGGCGAAGCGGCTGGGAATCGTGCTCTTTCAATTGCCGCCGAACTTCAAGGCCAATGCTGAACTGCTGGAGGAATTTTTGTCAGGGGCGCAGCGCGCTCCGCTCCGGCTGGCTTTTGAATTCCGCCACGAATCTTGGTTTCGCGACGAAATCTTCGACATCCTCAAACGGCATCAGGCCGCACTCAGCGGAGCGGAAAGCGACGAGTTAGAGTCTCCGGATGTCTTGACTGCCTCCTTTCGGTGTTATCGCCTGCGAAAATCCGACTACTCGGCAGCCGACCTGGACCGGCTGGTCACCGAAACGAAAGCGCGCGCGCGGGATGGCGATGTGTTCCTGTATTTCAAACACGAAGAGGCGCCGACCGGCGCGCTCAATGCCGTGCGTTTGCTTCGGCGAGTAGAGGAAGATTGA
- a CDS encoding PadR family transcriptional regulator, with protein MKARLSPQTLRLFEAFLVAPSEWRYGYDISRNTGLKSGTLYPILMRLAERDLLETSWESPEAGKPARHLYRLTPNGLQFARQHRLAFPIGHLGTAAFGEG; from the coding sequence ATGAAAGCTCGGCTGTCGCCCCAAACGCTGCGCCTCTTCGAAGCTTTCCTCGTCGCTCCGAGCGAGTGGAGGTATGGCTATGACATCAGCCGGAACACGGGTCTGAAGTCTGGCACACTCTACCCGATATTGATGCGGCTTGCAGAACGGGATCTGCTGGAAACCTCCTGGGAAAGCCCGGAGGCGGGCAAGCCGGCTCGACATCTCTACCGGCTGACCCCGAATGGCTTGCAGTTCGCAAGGCAGCATCGCCTCGCTTTCCCCATCGGACATCTCGGTACGGCGGCATTTGGTGAGGGATAG
- a CDS encoding YheT family hydrolase, whose product MADLLASSPGIPVGAFQPRRILRNGHVMTITGNYIPRQHQLPPGEPWFVEVEPASEERRSTVVRCDCDWQAKEVRRERLTLVLVHGLEGSSRSQYILGTASRAWAAGCNVVRMNMRSCGGTDELSPGIYHSGRSEDVAAVVDGLVREHGLQSVALVGYSMGGNLVLKYTGEAGTAAPAQLRAAVGISPLMDLAASSKALHELRNRVYEWKFLHNMLRRFRKKVALFPELYSEEGLERIRSMRDFDQNVVARYGGFADADDYYQSVASSRVADRFAVPTLIIHALDDPFIRMLASTRETLLGNELVTFVETQYGGHCAFLSPDSGSDRHWAEKTLVQWLLALDDPSRGDNATAVANELASGRQSGQ is encoded by the coding sequence ATGGCGGACCTACTGGCCTCTTCCCCGGGCATCCCCGTCGGCGCCTTTCAGCCCCGCCGGATTTTGCGCAATGGTCACGTAATGACTATTACCGGCAACTATATTCCACGACAGCACCAACTCCCGCCAGGGGAGCCATGGTTTGTTGAGGTCGAGCCTGCCTCTGAAGAAAGACGCTCGACGGTGGTGCGTTGTGACTGCGATTGGCAGGCGAAAGAGGTCCGCCGGGAGCGGCTGACCCTGGTTCTGGTGCATGGCCTCGAGGGGTCATCGCGTTCGCAATATATCTTGGGCACGGCGTCCCGCGCTTGGGCTGCCGGCTGTAATGTCGTTCGCATGAATATGCGCAGCTGCGGCGGGACTGACGAGCTTTCGCCGGGAATCTACCATTCCGGGCGCTCCGAAGATGTTGCGGCAGTCGTCGACGGGCTCGTCCGGGAACATGGCTTGCAATCGGTCGCGTTGGTCGGGTATTCGATGGGAGGCAACCTCGTCCTCAAATATACGGGTGAGGCGGGCACGGCTGCTCCTGCTCAGCTGCGAGCGGCCGTCGGTATATCGCCGCTGATGGACTTAGCCGCCTCGTCCAAAGCGTTGCACGAGCTGCGAAACCGGGTGTATGAGTGGAAATTTCTACACAACATGCTGCGCCGCTTTCGCAAGAAAGTAGCACTTTTTCCGGAGCTTTATTCCGAGGAAGGTTTAGAGCGGATCCGGTCGATGCGCGATTTCGATCAGAATGTTGTCGCCCGCTACGGCGGTTTCGCCGATGCTGACGACTACTACCAAAGCGTTGCCAGTTCCAGAGTTGCGGATCGATTTGCGGTACCAACCCTGATTATCCATGCGCTCGACGATCCGTTCATTCGGATGCTCGCGTCTACTCGCGAAACGCTACTTGGCAACGAGCTAGTCACCTTCGTCGAAACGCAGTACGGAGGGCATTGTGCCTTCCTGTCTCCCGATTCGGGCAGCGATCGACACTGGGCGGAGAAGACTTTGGTGCAATGGTTGCTCGCCTTGGACGACCCGTCCCGGGGCGACAACGCTACGGCTGTCGCTAACGAGTTGGCAAGCGGAAGACAGAGCGGGCAATGA
- a CDS encoding serine/threonine-protein kinase yields MNAIHAGDQLDHYRIEELVARSGMASIFRATDLNDGRKVAIKIPHPEMESDPLFYDRFKREEQIGQTMDHPGVMKVIKPASDSERSQVYMVMEWVDGRLLRNILSEHPKLPPERAVSITREILAALDYIHRHGVIHRDLKPENIMVVPGDPEHPGDKIKLIDFGLAGREGVRRLTFAKLTQVMGTPNYISPEQVKGKRGDARSDLYAVGVMLYEMLTGKLPFDGPNPFSIMNERLLNNPVPPRVHDPSISPELQEIVYRAMERDPQHRYPNAREFAHDLAHPEEVGIEDRAALKDWKQRREPWQKKAMLYAGLALIPIVIFGLLMWVAER; encoded by the coding sequence ATGAATGCCATTCATGCCGGCGACCAACTCGATCATTACCGGATTGAAGAACTTGTTGCCCGCAGCGGGATGGCTTCCATCTTCCGCGCCACCGACTTAAACGATGGCCGTAAAGTTGCGATCAAAATTCCCCATCCTGAGATGGAGTCTGACCCGCTCTTCTACGACCGCTTCAAGCGGGAAGAGCAGATTGGACAAACCATGGACCATCCTGGGGTGATGAAGGTAATCAAGCCCGCATCGGATTCCGAGCGCAGCCAGGTTTACATGGTGATGGAATGGGTCGATGGCCGCTTGTTACGGAACATCCTCTCCGAACACCCCAAACTGCCCCCAGAGCGCGCAGTCAGCATCACTCGGGAAATCCTCGCCGCGCTCGACTACATCCATCGTCACGGCGTGATCCATCGCGACCTGAAGCCGGAAAATATTATGGTTGTTCCCGGAGACCCGGAACATCCTGGAGACAAGATCAAGTTGATTGACTTCGGACTTGCCGGTCGGGAAGGAGTCCGGCGGCTGACGTTCGCCAAGCTGACCCAGGTAATGGGGACGCCGAACTACATCTCCCCGGAACAGGTGAAGGGAAAGCGCGGCGATGCCCGGAGCGACCTCTACGCCGTGGGTGTGATGCTGTATGAAATGCTAACGGGGAAGCTGCCCTTTGATGGCCCGAATCCCTTCTCCATCATGAACGAGCGCCTGCTTAACAATCCCGTCCCGCCCCGGGTGCATGACCCTTCTATCTCTCCGGAGCTGCAGGAGATTGTTTATCGCGCAATGGAGCGCGATCCGCAACACCGCTATCCCAATGCGCGAGAGTTCGCCCATGATCTCGCTCATCCCGAGGAGGTCGGCATCGAGGATCGAGCGGCGCTCAAGGACTGGAAGCAGCGTCGCGAACCATGGCAGAAGAAGGCCATGCTCTATGCCGGTCTGGCCCTCATCCCGATCGTGATCTTCGGTCTTCTGATGTGGGTGGCCGAGCGATAG
- a CDS encoding VOC family protein: MTKNRSLPSDTLLPHLQYRDVVVAVDWLARTFGFSEHYRYGDPVSGAQIFLGDAFLMLKRAPAEALPAQSVCRTQSLTVLVDNVDDHFAQTQAAGGNIVEELHETIYGERQYGVVDFEAHHWLFSQHASDLSPEEWGATTVQAPRHTTEASPRPRFCYIEIPATHVAESMAFYEKLFGWKIRRRDSDRPTFDDAPGNISGTWVLGREVAMQPGLLPYIWVDSIDETLGLAVASGGEVVSIRAEDASGGVMRIATFRDPAGNVVGLFQEDSRS; encoded by the coding sequence ATGACAAAAAACCGTTCTCTCCCCAGTGACACCCTTCTGCCGCACCTTCAATATCGTGATGTTGTCGTAGCGGTTGATTGGCTTGCGCGAACCTTCGGGTTCAGCGAACACTATCGCTATGGTGATCCGGTCAGCGGTGCTCAGATCTTTCTTGGCGATGCGTTCCTCATGTTGAAGAGAGCGCCGGCTGAGGCGCTACCGGCGCAATCCGTCTGTCGAACTCAGAGCCTGACCGTCCTCGTTGACAATGTGGATGATCACTTCGCGCAGACCCAGGCTGCAGGTGGCAATATCGTCGAAGAGTTACACGAGACCATCTACGGAGAGCGGCAATACGGAGTGGTCGACTTCGAAGCTCACCACTGGCTGTTCTCTCAGCACGCCAGCGATCTTAGTCCTGAAGAGTGGGGCGCCACCACGGTGCAAGCTCCTCGCCATACGACCGAAGCGTCGCCGCGCCCCCGGTTTTGCTATATCGAGATCCCGGCAACTCATGTCGCCGAGTCCATGGCGTTCTACGAGAAGCTCTTCGGCTGGAAGATCCGGCGTCGCGATAGCGATCGTCCTACATTCGACGATGCGCCGGGAAACATCAGCGGAACCTGGGTTCTTGGCCGCGAAGTGGCCATGCAGCCCGGTCTACTGCCGTATATCTGGGTAGACAGCATCGACGAAACGCTGGGATTGGCGGTCGCCTCGGGTGGTGAAGTTGTCTCGATACGAGCAGAGGATGCGAGCGGCGGCGTCATGCGGATCGCCACCTTCCGTGATCCGGCAGGCAATGTGGTAGGTCTTTTTCAGGAAGACTCCCGATCCTAA
- a CDS encoding glutamine synthetase family protein: protein MSIEIRNFLTLSYEELEEKNLAAKEQRKNRVAADKIQEERLKYLTDEKRIKAVTVLFSDLEGRLHMLDYDKKFLVKSYDNLTFDGSSIRGFTAQKESDLRLGIDWSAFYWVPADILGSGKIFVFGQVIDKQGGPYSGDLRSVLRAYADKLYAEKGFTLNAANEIEGFLFAGRDAERHFHQTGRFDYVNTGGYYHSLPGDPLRTFIDSAAEVQRALGFENEKDHPEVAPSQFEINYSYGEVVAAADQIQLYKLLCRQIATGLGFTASFLPKPVVGVNGSGMHTNMSITKDGINLFWDAEGQEQLSAFGWEFVDRILTRGSDLCLPLNSSVNAYRRLDPHFEAPNQIKASATDRGSMVRIPIGNSKSMRVEVRSVGPDANPYLALYSLFRTGLDGDISTIKNLRSANRYLPDNIYTALEDFRGSKWVSTILGDDVKDRFADLKQGSADRCPRLLGTFVKAPEVQYHHEVYNQYLWNWF from the coding sequence ATGTCGATCGAAATCCGGAATTTCCTGACGCTCTCATATGAAGAGCTCGAAGAGAAGAACCTGGCCGCGAAAGAGCAGCGCAAGAATCGAGTTGCCGCGGACAAAATTCAAGAAGAACGCCTGAAGTACCTCACTGACGAGAAACGCATCAAGGCGGTCACGGTGCTGTTTAGTGACCTGGAAGGTCGCCTGCACATGCTCGATTACGACAAGAAGTTTCTCGTGAAGAGCTATGACAACCTGACCTTTGATGGTTCCTCGATCCGTGGGTTCACCGCGCAGAAAGAAAGCGATCTGCGGCTTGGAATCGACTGGAGCGCCTTCTACTGGGTTCCTGCCGACATCCTCGGGTCTGGCAAGATCTTCGTCTTCGGTCAGGTGATCGACAAGCAGGGCGGCCCCTACTCCGGCGATCTGCGCAGCGTCCTGAGGGCGTATGCCGACAAGCTCTACGCCGAAAAAGGATTCACCCTTAACGCGGCCAATGAAATCGAAGGTTTTCTCTTTGCGGGACGGGATGCGGAACGGCATTTTCATCAGACCGGAAGGTTCGACTACGTGAACACGGGCGGCTACTACCATTCGCTGCCTGGCGATCCATTGCGGACGTTCATCGATTCTGCCGCCGAGGTGCAACGCGCACTCGGCTTCGAGAATGAAAAAGACCACCCCGAGGTCGCGCCATCGCAATTTGAAATCAACTACAGCTATGGCGAAGTAGTCGCGGCCGCCGACCAGATCCAGCTCTACAAACTGCTTTGTCGCCAGATCGCGACCGGCCTCGGATTTACCGCCTCCTTCCTGCCGAAACCGGTCGTCGGCGTCAACGGCAGCGGCATGCACACCAACATGTCGATCACCAAGGACGGAATCAACCTTTTCTGGGACGCGGAAGGCCAGGAACAACTCAGCGCTTTCGGCTGGGAGTTTGTGGACCGCATTCTGACCCGCGGAAGCGATCTCTGCCTCCCGCTTAACTCGAGCGTCAACGCCTATCGGCGCCTCGATCCCCACTTTGAAGCACCGAATCAGATCAAGGCCTCAGCGACTGACCGGGGTTCAATGGTCCGTATTCCCATCGGCAATTCGAAGAGTATGCGGGTCGAAGTCCGTTCCGTGGGACCCGACGCCAATCCCTATCTCGCGCTCTATTCGCTGTTCCGCACCGGCCTTGACGGCGACATCTCGACGATCAAGAACCTGCGTTCGGCAAATCGGTATCTGCCCGACAATATCTACACGGCGCTTGAAGACTTTCGAGGGTCCAAGTGGGTTTCGACAATCCTCGGGGATGACGTCAAGGACAGGTTTGCCGATCTCAAGCAGGGTTCCGCCGACCGCTGTCCACGGCTTCTGGGCACCTTCGTGAAGGCTCCAGAGGTCCAGTATCACCACGAAGTCTACAACCAATACCTCTGGAACTGGTTCTAG
- a CDS encoding ammonium transporter, whose protein sequence is MNSFPPFDPRMILCLTSIFLIPLAIVGLALMNAGLGRSRNAAHLLVSTLGVLSVAVAVYFVCGYAFQGSPGLASYWFKTEGKQWDWIGGGKFFFRGVVFDGSLRSLNLLFQLFCVGLAAMIPLGSGGGRWKLSASAISSAVLAGWTYPLFAHWVWGGGWLAQLGTNFGLGQGFVDVGGSTTIHAVGGLTGLCVAWILGPRLGKYSPQGMPAAIPGHDMVMAGLGCLLAFVGWLGLNSAGAVLFANIPLSQVVLVGVNTVLSTAFAILAAAIYTRIRFGKPDTSLCMNGCVGGLVASSAGCAVLGPPTAALTGALAGILVAASVEFLELRLKVDDPGGSISMHGVSGLWGAIAVALFAPNHAGQWLAQLTGIATVLGLVLPFSYGVQWGIDRVWPMRVSPEAERLGLDLHELGAGAYPEFMIHGDEFLGS, encoded by the coding sequence TTGAATTCGTTTCCGCCGTTTGATCCCAGAATGATCCTTTGCCTGACCTCTATCTTCTTGATCCCGCTGGCCATAGTGGGACTGGCGCTCATGAACGCCGGGTTGGGAAGATCGAGGAATGCCGCCCACTTGCTGGTTTCGACGCTCGGGGTGCTCTCAGTCGCGGTAGCCGTCTACTTTGTCTGTGGCTACGCCTTCCAGGGTTCACCAGGTCTGGCATCGTACTGGTTCAAGACGGAAGGAAAGCAATGGGACTGGATCGGCGGCGGGAAGTTCTTCTTCCGCGGTGTGGTCTTCGACGGATCGCTCCGCTCCTTGAACCTCCTCTTTCAACTCTTCTGCGTTGGTCTGGCAGCCATGATCCCACTCGGCTCGGGAGGAGGCCGCTGGAAATTAAGCGCTAGTGCAATCTCCTCGGCAGTGCTTGCGGGCTGGACTTATCCCTTGTTCGCGCATTGGGTCTGGGGCGGGGGATGGCTTGCTCAGCTGGGCACGAACTTCGGTCTCGGCCAGGGTTTCGTGGATGTGGGAGGCTCGACGACCATCCATGCGGTTGGCGGGCTGACCGGGCTTTGCGTTGCCTGGATTCTTGGTCCACGCCTCGGCAAGTACAGTCCGCAAGGCATGCCGGCGGCCATCCCAGGCCACGACATGGTGATGGCTGGGCTGGGGTGTCTCCTCGCTTTCGTCGGCTGGCTCGGATTGAACTCCGCCGGAGCGGTATTGTTCGCGAATATTCCTCTCAGCCAGGTTGTTCTGGTCGGCGTCAACACTGTTTTGAGTACCGCCTTCGCGATTCTTGCTGCTGCCATCTATACCCGGATACGCTTTGGGAAGCCGGACACTTCGCTTTGTATGAATGGCTGTGTCGGCGGCCTGGTAGCGAGCAGCGCCGGGTGCGCCGTATTGGGTCCGCCTACCGCCGCCCTCACTGGCGCTCTTGCCGGGATCCTGGTCGCTGCCTCAGTCGAGTTCCTCGAACTTCGCTTAAAAGTCGACGACCCCGGCGGCTCCATTTCCATGCACGGGGTCTCAGGCCTATGGGGGGCTATCGCAGTAGCCCTGTTTGCTCCGAACCACGCAGGCCAGTGGCTGGCGCAGCTCACGGGCATTGCGACCGTTCTGGGTCTCGTTCTGCCGTTCTCCTATGGAGTTCAGTGGGGAATCGATCGCGTATGGCCAATGCGGGTCTCTCCCGAAGCCGAGCGCCTTGGTCTGGATCTTCACGAACTGGGTGCAGGAGCCTATCCCGAGTTCATGATCCATGGGGACGAGTTCCTCGGCAGCTGA